One window of Acanthochromis polyacanthus isolate Apoly-LR-REF ecotype Palm Island chromosome 19, KAUST_Apoly_ChrSc, whole genome shotgun sequence genomic DNA carries:
- the tbcc gene encoding tubulin-specific chaperone C, whose product MEETVEVRQENGFTGESGAARLQERLQKRHQARIEDAERRKEAKESQSVSEEKVQYFSSTFNRERADIEELLASCSGADRPLVTQKLDEATAKTAQLQKFLNDSLMFLTQYELRQAQAALQKLQTSLTETREEALPKKKFAFRARTKAAEKVSAAGTPPPDAAGTPPPADPDVTVVDGTSEQCGFSNVKDELLTKTAEEIQKQDVLLTHLSNCKVRLMGSPSTLHLKNIDGCEILCGPVSSSVFIDQCRNSTLAFPCQQLRTHNTIDTQVYLHVTSRAIIEDCRGLSFAPFSWSYPTLEEDFAVSGLDRQQNNWREVDDFNWLAAGTPSPNWTVLPEADRKSSWDS is encoded by the coding sequence ATGGAGGAGACGGTAGAAGTTCGGCAGGAAAACGGGTTTACCGGAGAAAGCGGTGCCGCTAGACTACAAGAGCGACTCCAGAAGCGGCACCAGGCGAGAATAGAAGATGCTGAGCGGAGGAAGGAAGCTAAGGAGAGCCAGTCTGTGTCCGAGGAGAAGGTCCAGTATTTCTCCAGCACCTTCAACAGGGAGCGGGCTGACATAGAGGAGCTGCTGGCCTCCTGCTCCGGAGCTGACCGGCCTCTAGTCACCCAGAAACTGGATGAGGCCACAGCTAAAACCGCCCAGCTGCAGAAGTTTCTGAACgacagtttgatgtttttaacACAATATGAACTCAGACAAGCCCAAGCTGCTCTCCAGAAGCTCCAGACCTCCCTCACTGAGACCAGAGAAGAAGCTCTGCCCAAGAAGAAATTCGCCTTCCGAGCTCGCactaaagcagcagaaaaagtctCTGCTGCTGGAACACCTCCACCTGACGCTGCTGGAACACCTCCACCTGCAGATCCAGATGTGACCGTAGTGGATGGAACCTCTGAGCAGTGTGGCTTCTCCAACGTTAAAGATGAGCTTCTCACTAAAACAGCGGAGGAGATCCAGAAACAGGACGTGCTTCTGACCCACCTGTCTAACTGTAAGGTCCGTCTGATGGGCTCACCCAGCACGCTGCACCTGAAGAACATCGACGGCTGTGAGATCCTGTGTGGTCCAGTGTCCAGCTCCGTGTTCATCGATCAGTGCAGGAACAGCACGCTGGCCTTCCCCTGCCAGCAGCTGAGGACCCACAACACCATCGACACCCAGGTGTACCTCCACGTCACCAGCCGGGCCATCATAGAGGACTGTCGGGGGCTGAGCTTTGCCCCATTCTCCTGGTCCTACCCCACCCTGGAGGAGGACTTTGCTGTGTCTGGTTTAGACCGGCAGCAGAACAACTGGAGGGAGGTGGACGACTTCAACTGGCTGGCTGCAGGAACTCCTTCCCCGAACTGGACTGTCCTACcagaagcagacagaaaatCAAGCTGGGACTCCTAG
- the bicral gene encoding BRD4-interacting chromatin-remodeling complex-associated protein-like, with the protein MDDEDDRRLLDILGDVDALNDYLHGSNSNSIEEDDVTNAAYGSDGSFFGNNTAGSNTSLKDGSSTMGEFDEDSAGAGLQLSSSLSFIEDELGAEASPGEVDLGGEDQPFDILQKSLLEADITEQTLAQEALLDSQPAPTLVQAPVPFSSQLVSGGYGGGVGVVTTATTAFTTGQFLQGTAQLPNGSAQHIQVLGSFGAGGGVMTLSSLERTPQIVLRPGVSVAPAGNVTGGQVFAPTQGQVGQVGLPFKNIPLQNIIIQRGPGGTQTLVRPIQPKPLQTGAQTVYRLGLQPTPTTMANVVNANAAAPGGQYPANGSIVVQPPQEQQQAQTQSNIPPGQFLLPSSLALTPSNTIPNGPADPNSSTMITSQNTVQLVAGQNFTAPPGGQLILNQGVVSGSHVGGGVAQTWTGVSCASSTAVQTSGAPARLTLVGPATAGIGGQGQVTASPVQRLLVTQTQNCASLSPLPGSVTQEQDYRQNSSSPAFKQAHLGSIHVMKTMTQDSTLSSEASSQKRLILPPLTRGEMILQHLQKYHDGVQTPDRRHFTSVDDALLRLLPYHVFQGAPPSQEEFSQVDEEFEVVASHVLKRTQAMVNKYRRLLMVEAERSSPSSEMVMIDRTFNQEERSNLTQDKRMVLVDPDSFLEDFCCGMKSKLFQDPFPSQSVSSCTWNQSEGGSREPPYRTDSQTEYADPGGGVAVEASSTERLHPPHLESKSVLELKRSQQNFGTSGGNNSHIAANSYPQGKPSHFMAASGGQAHYQVSHHLSSHPVQPQFTPQLTSPPHLDTDSALEAAVNSILEC; encoded by the exons ATGGATGATGAGGACGATCGCCGTCTTCTGGATATTTTAGG AGATGTGGATGCACTGAATGATTATCTCCATGGCAGCAACAGCAACTCT attgAGGAGGATGATGTGACAAATGCAGCTTATGGTTCAGATGGATCCTTCTTTGGCAACAACACG GCTGGCTCCAACACCAGCCTCAAAGATGGCTCTTCCACAATGGGTGAATTTGACGAGGACTCAGCCGGGGCAGGCCTCCAGCTTTCTAGCAGCCTCTCATTTATCGAGGATGAGCTGGGGGCCGAGGCGTCCCCTGGAGAGGTGGATCTCGGGGGAGAGGACCAACCCTTCGACATCCTGCAGAAGTCTCTCCTGGAGGCCGACATCACGGAACAGACGCTGGCCCAAGAGGCCTTACTGGACTCTCAGCCTGCTCCCACTCTGGTGCAGGCTCCTGTTCCCTTCTCCTCCCAGCTAGTCTCGGGGGGTTATGGAGGTGGGGTTGGTGTGGTAACAACAGCAACCACTGCCTTCACCACAGGCCAGTTTTTACAGGGAACGGCTCAGCTGCCCAATGGCTCCGCCCAGCACATCCAGGTGTTGGGCTCTTTTGGGGCCGGTGGTGGGGTGATGACTCTGAGCAGCTTGGAAAGGACTCCTCAGATTGTGCTAAGGCCGGGGGTATCTGTAGCTCCGGCAGGGAACGTGACAGGGGGGCAGGTGTTTGCTCCTACCCAAGGTCAAGTAGGCCAAGTGGGCTTACCCTTCAAAAACATCCCCCTTCAAAATATCATCATCCAGAGAGGCCCAGGAGGGACCCAGACTCTTGTTAGACCAATCCAGCCTAAACCCCTTCAAACGGGGGCTCAGACTGTCTACAGGCTTGGTCTTCAGCCCACTCCCACCACCATGGCTAATGTAGTGAACGCCAACGCTGCAGCTCCTGGAGGACAGTACCCAGCCAATGGCTCCATCGTAGTGCAGCCACCCCAGGAGCAACAACAAGCACAGACCCAGTCCAACATACCACCTGGACAGTTCTTACTCCCCAGCTCTCTGGCGCTCACTCCGTCCAACACCATCCCCAACGGCCCCGCAGACCCCAACTCCAGCACTATGATTACCAGTCAGAACACAGTGCAGCTTGTTGCAGGGCAGAACTTCACTGCCCCTCCAGGGGGTCAGCTGATTTTGAATCAGGGAGTTGTGAGTGGGAGTCATGTCGGAGGAGGCGTAGCTCAGACGTGGACAGGAGTTTCTTGTGCGAGTTCCACCGCTGTTCAGACATCAGGTGCTCCGGCACGGCTGACGCTGGTCGGTCCGGCGACGGCGGGCATCGGTGGTCAAGGCCAAGTGACGGCTAGTCCTGTTCAGCGCCTTCTAGTGACGCAAACCCAGAACTGTGCTTCTTTGTCACCTTTACCTGGTAGTGTGACGCAGGAACAAGACTACAGACAG AATTCTTCGTCACCGGCCTTTAAACAGGCACATCTTGGCAGCATCCATG TTATGAAAACTATGACACAAGATTCAACACTTAGCTCTGAG GCCAGTTCACAGAAGAGGCTTATCCTTCCACCACTTACAAGAGgagaaat gattttacagcatttacaGAAGTATCATGATGGAGTTCAGACCCCAGATCGACGTCACTTCACTTCAGTAGATGATGCTCTACTTCGACTCCTCCCGTACCACGTTTTCCAGGGAGCTCCACCAAGCCAGGAGGAGTTCTCACAAG TGGATGAGGAATTTGAGGTAGTAGCAAGTCATGTGCTGAAGAGGACCCAGGCCATGGTAAACAAATACAGACGCCTTCTAATGGTGGAAGCAGAG CGTTCCAGTCCGTCATCAGAAATGGTGATGATTGACAGGACGTTCAACCAAGAGGAGCGCAGCAACCTGACGCAAGACAAACGCATGGTACTAGTGGATCCAG ACAGCTTCCTGGAGGACTTTTGCTGTGGGATGAAATCCAAACTTTTCCAAGACCCCTTCCCCTCTCAGTCAGTGTCCAGCTGTACCTGGAATCAGTCAGAAGGAGGCTCCAGGGAGCCGCCGTACAGGACAGACTCCCAGACCGAGTACGCAGACCCTGGAGGGGGTGTAGCTGTAGAAGCAAGTTCCACAGAGAGACTCCACCCGCCACACCTAGAAAGCAAGAGTGTGCTGGAACTGAAGAGATCCCAGCAGAATTTCGGGACCAGCGGCGGCAACAACAGCCACATCGCTGCCAACAGCTACCCCCAAGGAAAACCCTCACATTTTATGGCAGCATCGGGAGGACAGGCGCACTACCAGGTGTCACATCACCTGTCCTCCCACCCGGTGCAGCCCCAGTTCACCCCTCAGCTCACTTCACCCCCTCACCTGGACACCGATTCTGCTCTGGAGGCAGCGGTCAACAGCATCCTGGAATGTTAA
- the si:dkey-21c1.4 gene encoding uncharacterized protein C17orf80 homolog isoform X1, translating into MHQRHLVQTEVCPFCGKTYKRLKSHLPHCKVAASSKKPPTKHDVEANQTTSSHHLAAVSSKVTASGKKSMQMSTETVGLQTEKGEKVNASSTPANTSSSSQLTSSPLNSTSLPTSSKKKKQKLSDQIKAATLFSPTSPTLSPIVSKPKKQSLRALIEAAKSDQVKKRTLDGEGLPSDSTLSSRTKTKPGKDSVKDDASLSLLSADPKDASKKKMSKPKKVAQSSSITTHTSDFLDSRLNKSITRPNARDFWVDSEEEIEDSSANKLKSKITLQDVKSTLGRGTSPLQSSRPSVLNQIEATANQKDAVRCLVIPVTQSDQQLSSTSQHMELKPVKNRASKSKHPALFALLNAPSQPEPTSPNTAPLLSAQTSPPPRSVSLGDGLKVGHHVTGLLTVSPPLNQFCSPLPFPHAPQTLPVKVDGVEKLQLKVRNQNTAQHPTEGVLAQRSLGQVTLRDLPEWMACKTPSHPREVVEMVQRGWRWYYRRYIDVKKGSVAGLGMLLAGYCVISYIWSYPHIKLDRWRKHH; encoded by the exons ATGCACCAGAGGCATCTTGTACAGACAG AGGTTTGTCCATTCTGTGGGAAAACTTACAAAAGGTTGAAGAGCCACCTGCCCCATTGCAAAGTAGCAGCAAGCTCCAAAAAACCTCCAACCAAACATGATGTCGAAGCAAATCAGACAACGTCATCTCATCATCTGGCTGCAGTTTCATCCAAAGTAACAGCAAGTGGAAAGAAATCCATGCAGATGTCCACGGAGACAGTAGGTCTTCAAACAGAGAAGGGTGAAAAGGTGAATGCATCATCAACACCAGCAAACACATCATCTTCTTCACAGCTAACATCATCACCCCTAAATTCTACTTCACTTCCAACATCAagtaagaagaagaaacagaagctATCTGATCAAATCAAGGCCGCCACCCTTTTCTCGCCAACATCTCCAACGTTGTCTCCCATCGTCTCTAAACCAAAAAAGCAGAGTCTCCGTGCTTTGATAGAAGCTGCCAAGTCTGACCAGGTTAAAAAGAGAACACTGGATGGAGAAGGCCTTCCGTCAGATTCAACTCTGAGCTCCAGAACTAAAACTAAACCAGGCAAAGACTCAGTGAAAGATGACGCCAGTCTTTCCCTGTTGTCTGCAGACCCCAAAGATGCCTCTAAAAAGAAGATGTCAAAGCCGAAGAAGGTCgcacagtcttcttccatcaccACACACACCTCTGACTTTCTGGACTCTAGACTAAATAAAAGTATCACAAGGCCTAATGCAAGAGACTTCTGGGTGGACAGTGAAGAGGAGATTGAGGATTCATCTGCGAATAAGTTGAAATCAAAGATTACCCTCCAGGATGTTAAATCCACACTGGGTCGAGGTACCAGCCCCCTTCAGTCCAGCAGACCGAGCGTCCTGAACCAGATTGAAGCTACTGCAAACCAGAAGGATGCTGTTAGATGCTTGGTAATTCCAGTAACTCAGTCAGACCAGCAGCTCAGCTCCACCTCACAACACATGGAGCTAAAACCAGTTAAGAACAGAGCTTCAAAGTCTAAACATCCAGCTTTATTCGCTCTGCTCAACGCTCCCTCCCAGCCAGAACCAACCTCTCCAAATACAGCTCCCCTCCTTTCTGCACAAACCTCACCTCCTCCACGCTCAGTCAGCCTGGGTGACGGGCTGAAGGTGGGCCATCATGTTACAGGACTCCTCACAGTTTCACCACCACTTAACCAGTTTTGCAGCCCTCTTCCTTTCCCTCATGCACCACAAACTCTGCCTGTGAAGGTGGACGGAGTGGAGAAGTTGCAGCTCAAGGTCAGGAACCAGAACACAGCTCAACATCCAACTGAAG GAGTTCTGGCCCAGCGGAGTCTTGGACAGGTGACCCTGAGGGACTTACCTGAGTGGATGGCCTGCAAAACCCCCAGCCATCCCAGAGAAGTGGTGGAAATGGTCCAAAGAG GCTGGCGGTGGTATTACAGGAGGTATATTGACGTGAAGAAAGGCAGCGTAGCTGGACTGGGCATGTTGTTAGCAGGATACTGTGTGATCAGCTACATCTGGAGTTACCCTCATATCA AGCTCGATCGCTGGAGAAAGCATCACTGA
- the si:dkey-21c1.4 gene encoding uncharacterized protein C17orf80 homolog isoform X2 → MSSEVCPFCGKTYKRLKSHLPHCKVAASSKKPPTKHDVEANQTTSSHHLAAVSSKVTASGKKSMQMSTETVGLQTEKGEKVNASSTPANTSSSSQLTSSPLNSTSLPTSSKKKKQKLSDQIKAATLFSPTSPTLSPIVSKPKKQSLRALIEAAKSDQVKKRTLDGEGLPSDSTLSSRTKTKPGKDSVKDDASLSLLSADPKDASKKKMSKPKKVAQSSSITTHTSDFLDSRLNKSITRPNARDFWVDSEEEIEDSSANKLKSKITLQDVKSTLGRGTSPLQSSRPSVLNQIEATANQKDAVRCLVIPVTQSDQQLSSTSQHMELKPVKNRASKSKHPALFALLNAPSQPEPTSPNTAPLLSAQTSPPPRSVSLGDGLKVGHHVTGLLTVSPPLNQFCSPLPFPHAPQTLPVKVDGVEKLQLKVRNQNTAQHPTEGVLAQRSLGQVTLRDLPEWMACKTPSHPREVVEMVQRGWRWYYRRYIDVKKGSVAGLGMLLAGYCVISYIWSYPHIKLDRWRKHH, encoded by the exons ATGAGCTCTG AGGTTTGTCCATTCTGTGGGAAAACTTACAAAAGGTTGAAGAGCCACCTGCCCCATTGCAAAGTAGCAGCAAGCTCCAAAAAACCTCCAACCAAACATGATGTCGAAGCAAATCAGACAACGTCATCTCATCATCTGGCTGCAGTTTCATCCAAAGTAACAGCAAGTGGAAAGAAATCCATGCAGATGTCCACGGAGACAGTAGGTCTTCAAACAGAGAAGGGTGAAAAGGTGAATGCATCATCAACACCAGCAAACACATCATCTTCTTCACAGCTAACATCATCACCCCTAAATTCTACTTCACTTCCAACATCAagtaagaagaagaaacagaagctATCTGATCAAATCAAGGCCGCCACCCTTTTCTCGCCAACATCTCCAACGTTGTCTCCCATCGTCTCTAAACCAAAAAAGCAGAGTCTCCGTGCTTTGATAGAAGCTGCCAAGTCTGACCAGGTTAAAAAGAGAACACTGGATGGAGAAGGCCTTCCGTCAGATTCAACTCTGAGCTCCAGAACTAAAACTAAACCAGGCAAAGACTCAGTGAAAGATGACGCCAGTCTTTCCCTGTTGTCTGCAGACCCCAAAGATGCCTCTAAAAAGAAGATGTCAAAGCCGAAGAAGGTCgcacagtcttcttccatcaccACACACACCTCTGACTTTCTGGACTCTAGACTAAATAAAAGTATCACAAGGCCTAATGCAAGAGACTTCTGGGTGGACAGTGAAGAGGAGATTGAGGATTCATCTGCGAATAAGTTGAAATCAAAGATTACCCTCCAGGATGTTAAATCCACACTGGGTCGAGGTACCAGCCCCCTTCAGTCCAGCAGACCGAGCGTCCTGAACCAGATTGAAGCTACTGCAAACCAGAAGGATGCTGTTAGATGCTTGGTAATTCCAGTAACTCAGTCAGACCAGCAGCTCAGCTCCACCTCACAACACATGGAGCTAAAACCAGTTAAGAACAGAGCTTCAAAGTCTAAACATCCAGCTTTATTCGCTCTGCTCAACGCTCCCTCCCAGCCAGAACCAACCTCTCCAAATACAGCTCCCCTCCTTTCTGCACAAACCTCACCTCCTCCACGCTCAGTCAGCCTGGGTGACGGGCTGAAGGTGGGCCATCATGTTACAGGACTCCTCACAGTTTCACCACCACTTAACCAGTTTTGCAGCCCTCTTCCTTTCCCTCATGCACCACAAACTCTGCCTGTGAAGGTGGACGGAGTGGAGAAGTTGCAGCTCAAGGTCAGGAACCAGAACACAGCTCAACATCCAACTGAAG GAGTTCTGGCCCAGCGGAGTCTTGGACAGGTGACCCTGAGGGACTTACCTGAGTGGATGGCCTGCAAAACCCCCAGCCATCCCAGAGAAGTGGTGGAAATGGTCCAAAGAG GCTGGCGGTGGTATTACAGGAGGTATATTGACGTGAAGAAAGGCAGCGTAGCTGGACTGGGCATGTTGTTAGCAGGATACTGTGTGATCAGCTACATCTGGAGTTACCCTCATATCA AGCTCGATCGCTGGAGAAAGCATCACTGA
- the LOC110959430 gene encoding guanine nucleotide-binding protein subunit alpha-13, with translation MADFLPTRSVLKVCLPVCLLNSGEGEQLRKSKEIDRGLSREKTYVKRLVKILLLGAGESGKSTFLKQMRIIHGQDFDQQAREDFRATIYSNVIKGVRVLVDAREKLHIPWGDSDNQQHGDSLMAFDTRSAKMASGQLETSVFLRYLPAIKALWADSGIQNAYDRRREFQLGESVKYFLDNLDKLGEPDYLPSQQDILLARKPTKGIHEYDFEIKNVPFKMVDVGGQRSERRRWFECFDSVTSILFLVSSSEYDQVLMEDRQTNRLRESLNIFETIVNNRVFVNVSIILFLNKTDLLEEKVKSVPLKDYFPDYTGPEHSLPDIQTFLVECFRAKRREATQKPLYHHFTTAINTENIRLVFRDVKDTILHDNLKQLMLQ, from the exons ATGGCGGATTTCCTGCCGACCAGGTCCGTGTTAAAAGTTTGTCTACCCGTTTGCCTGCTCAACAGCGGCGAAGGGGAGCAGCTCCGAAAGTCCAAGGAGATCGACCGGGGCCTCTCCCGGGAGAAAACCTACGTGAAGCGGCTGGTGAAGATCCTGCTGCTCGGCGCCGGAGAGAGCGGCAAGTCGACTTTCCTCAAACAAATGCGGATCATCCACGGCCAGGACTTCGACCAGCAAGCCCGAGAGGACTTCAGAGCCACGATTTACAGCAACGTTATCAAAG GTGTTCGTGTGTTGGTGGACGCCCGGGAGAAGCTGCACATCCCGTGGGGAGACTCAGACAACCAGCAGCATGGAGACAGCTTGATGGCGTTCGACACCCGGTCGGCTAAGATGGCGAGCGGTCAGCTGGAGACGTCGGTGTTCCTGCGGTACCTGCCGGCCATCAAAGCTCTGTGGGCCGACTCTGGGATCCAGAACGCCTACGACCGTCGCAGGGAGTTTCAGCTG GGTGAGTCAGTGAAGTATTTCTTGGATAATCTGGATAAGCTTGGCGAGCCG gatTATCTTCCCAGTCAGCAGGACATCCTGCTGGCCAGAAAACCCACCAAGGGCATCCACGAGTACGACTTTGAGATCAAGAACGTCCCGTTTAAGATGGTGGACGTTGGAGGGCAGCGGTCGGAGAGGAGGCGCTGGTTCGAGTGTTTCGACTCCGTCACGTCCATCCTCTTCCTCGTGTCTTCCTCTGAATACGACCAG GTGCTGATGGAGGACCGGCAGACCAACCGACTTCGTGAATCCCTCAACATCTTCGAGACCATCGTCAACAACCGCGTCTTCGTCAATGTCTCCATCATCCTCTTCCTCAACAAGACGGATCTGTTGGAGGAGAAGGTGAAAAGCGTTCCCCTTAAGGACTACTTTCCTGACTACACCGGGCCGGAGCACAGCCTGCCGGACATCCAGACGTTCCTGGTGGAGTGCTTCCGGGCCAAGAGGCGCGAAGCCACCCAGAAGCCGCTGTACCACCACTTCACCACGGCCATCAACACGGAGAACATCCGGCTGGTGTTCCGGGACGTCAAGGACACCATCCTGCACGACAACCTCAAACAGCTCATGCTTCAATGA